A stretch of DNA from Nitratireductor thuwali:
GCTGGGAGACAAGGGTCTTGCCGTGGACGAGCTGGACTTCCCGCCAGATTGATTCGCCGCCGCTCGCATTGTGGGGCACATGATAGGTTTCCTGCAGCGTCTCCAGCAGCTCCGAGAGGCCGCGCGCCCAGCCGTGTGTGAAGTCAATATACTGCGCATGGGCGATCAGAAACGGCGCCTCGAAGGGTTCCATGCGCAGCGGAATGATGAAGGCGTTGTCGCCAACCTTGCGCGCGACCTCGGAGGCGATTTGGATTTCGTTGCGAACACCCTGCTTGTCGACTGCGCGGGGATTGGCGACCAGCAACATCTTGCAGGCACGCTGGCGAAGCGCGTTTTCGAGTTTGCGCTGCCAGTCGTCACCGCCCTTCAGGCGGAGCACGTCGGCCCAGACCTCGTAACCCATGGCGGCAAGTTTGGCGCCAAGCCAGATTGTGAACGCGTTGTCTTCGGGAGCGGCGTGGCTGATGAAGATGGCCTCACGCGGCGCATCCTTCGCTTCCGGCTCTGTATTTGGCGGTGGCGTCATCCGGCAGCCTCCAGATACATCCAAGGTCCGCCTGCGGGCCAGGATGCCAGCTCTTCTCGCGCCAATACCGGTCCCAGGAACGCCCGCAGATTGTCGGCGACGTCGATGAGGGAAGCAGGCGCAGCGGCCAGCCGATCACGCGCTAGGAATGCTCGCCACTGGGCGTCCTTCTCGCTGGCAAAGGCATCGCTAAGACCGGTGGGCAATTGCTCGGGCCAGGGTGTCCGACGTCGCTCGAAGGTTTTCTGGACGGCGTCTGTGAGAGCCTTGCCTTCGAAAGCGAACGTCTGCGAAACCATCCAGAGGTCGTAAAAATCCTTCATTCGGCTGTTGGCAACACCGAGCGAGACGATCGCTTCAGTCTTCTCGGCGATGACCGTTTCAGGCGGGTAGGCGCGCAGCATCGGTGCCGGGGCGTCCAGCAGGCTGGGGTACTCGATCTCAAGCGCGGCGGGTGTGATTGCGTCACCGAATCCGACATCGATCTGGATGGGAATGCGCGCGCCGGCGATCGTTGCGCTGGTTCGCACGCGCACGCCAGCATATTCGGCTTCGTCGCGGATAGGCGCGGCTTCAATGCCATCGATATCGAAGACAACGCCGTCGTCAGGCACGATGGCAGAACAGATTGATCGCACACTTTCGGCAATTGCGGCAGGCTCGGGGTCGCCGTGGCCAAGCAGATCTAAATCGCGTGTGGGGCGGAACGGATCGTCTCGCCACACTGTGAAAAGCATTGCGCCTTTAAGGACGAACTGCTCGCGATGGTCGGAGACGCTGAGGCGATAGAGAAGTCGTTCAAGAGCGTAGCGCGTGAGGAGAATCTGAAAATCCGATTTCTCCGCACGAGCGCGGTCCAACAGGCGGGCGCGCACAGATGCGCCGATATTTCGGACTTCACGCGCCATCGGCGACCATCGCTTCGACATAGGGCCGCATCACCGACCAGACGCGGGCGGAGCGTGCGAACTCCCACAATTGGTCAGGCGTCGCCCGCTTGGTGCGCAGCCCCTCGCGGAGGCCTTCCAGCGCGATGTCGAGTCCGATCTTGTTGCGGTATCGGAAGCAGTCGACGATCGTCTTGGCCGGCTCGAAGATCGGAACCTCAATTCCATCTATCGAGTGCCGCTTCACACCCTCCTTGAGAGCCTTGCTACCGAACCGCACGAAGCGAATCGGAGGGTATTCGACCTTGGGCTTCCATCCGGTCCGCTCAATCGCGATCCACACCGCAGAGGGCATTTGCAGCGTCAGCTCGTGGAATTGCAGTGCAGAGGTGAGGCAGATCACGCCTTTGGGCACAAGGGCTGAGGCTTCGGCGAAGCTGCGGCGGGGATCCGGCATTGCGTCGGTAAGCTGATAGAGCCCCCGCGCCACGCGCACCACCATACCCTCGCGTACCATGCGGGCGACAGTTTCGGCTCCAATGCCCGCATCGCGCAGATCGCGCATGCGAACGAGCCCCTTTTGTTGGAAGAGGCTTCGGGCTGTGTCGCGTTGTGTCGTAGCCGCTTGTGACATTTTCTACGCTCATACGGATAAGTGCAGAGGTTTTATCACAGGTATTGGAGCGCTTCAAATCTCTTTGAAGGTGTCGGTGGGAAAGAGGGGGGAACACTTGACGAACAAGCAACACAACTATATTGTTGTGTCATGATTCCTGACGTGGATTCCTCGACTGGCTACCTTCCTCCAGGCGTGCATGACGCACCGTGGAGCGAGGTCGCCCATCGATTTTGCGGGAACGGCCATCGAACCCGCCTTCTCGGCGGTTTGTTGGCGGCACTTCACAATTTGGCTGGTGCAGGGTGCCGGTTGATGCTCCTCGACGGAAGTTTTGTATCGCAGAAGGATTTGCCGGATGACTACGATGGCGCCTGGGACACACGCGGGGTCGATCCCTATCGAATTGACCCCGTCTTGCTCGATTTCACGAATGGTCGGGCAGCAATGAAGTCGAAATATCTGGGAGAGCTGTTCCCCGCGACGGCAATGGCGGCACCGGGGATCCTCTACCGCGACTTTTTCATGACCGATCGAAACGGTGTGGCCAAGGGGGTCATCAACATCGATCTCGGGAGCCTGCCATGATTACTAATGAACGGCAGTATAGGATCACGCGAAGTGAGGCTGAGAAGTTTCGCGAGACAATTGGCGCGCTTGCTTCGACGCCAGCAAGCGATGACGTGCATCCGCGCATCCTACAGGCGGAGCGAGAGGCAATGGAGAGCCAACTCGCTGATCTGGAAGCGGAACTCGCCGAATATGACAGTCTGAAGTCTACAGATCTGTCCGTGATCAATATCAACTCGTTCGACGGTCTAGCTGAAGGACTGATAAAGGCACGGATTGCTAATGGATTGAGCCAAAAGGCGCTCGCTGAACGATTGGGCCTGAAGGAGCAACAGATCCAGCGCTATGAAGCGGAGCGGTATGCCTCTGCCAGCTATCAACGCATGCGCGAGATTGCCGAAGCCCTGGGCCTGCGTATCCGCAACGAAATCCTGCTTCCAATTGCGCCAAATAGCTTCGAGGGGCTTGTCAGAAAGCTGCGCCAGGTGGGACTCGATCGCGACTTTCTATTGTCCAGGCTGTTGCCATCGGTGGACGCAGCGCGCGCCAGTGGCGAGGTTGGAAGCGAGGATGATGACTACGCTCTCGCCGTGAAGACGGGCTCCATATTGGAGCGGGTATTCGGCTGGACACATGAAAATGTGTTTGGTGCGCAAGCGCTTGTTGCCCCGCGTTTTGCTGCGGCGGAGGCACGGTTCAAGATGCCCGCTCATCGCGCTCAGGCGGCAACGAGTCTTTACGCGGCCTACGCCAACTATCTGGCCGTTGTTGCTCTTAAGGGTTCTCGTGCATTGCCAAAGTCGGACATTCCGACGGATGCTGCGGAAATGCGTCGACGTATTCAGCAAGCATACGGTGCTGTCGACTTGAAAAGCGCACTTTACACCGCCTGGGATATGGGCGTTGTGGTTCTTCCACTTCACGATCGTGGAACATTCCATGGAGCGTGTTGGCGCTATGATGGGCAGAATGTCGTTGTTCTCAAGCAGACGTCACCACACGAGGCGCGTTGGCTATTCGATCTCTTGCATGAGTTGTTCCACGCGGGACAACGCCCTGATGCTAAAACGCTCGAAGTGATCGAGTTCGACGAAACCTCGGCTGAACGGCGCAACTCGGATGAGGAAATCGCGGCAAGTCAGTTTGCCGGTGAGGTTGTACTTGGCGGCAAGGCTGAAACACTGGCCCAGGCCTGCGTGCGTGCCGCTCGGGGATCTGTTGAGAGGCTCAAGGGTGTCGTGCCTGAAGTTGCAAGAAAACATGGGGTCAGTGTGGGCGCGCTCGCCAACTATCTCGCATTCCGCCTGTCGTGGCAGGGTGTGAACTGGTGGGGGGCGGCAGCCAATCTTCAGGCGACGGATGGAGATCCTTGGGCAATCGCGCGCGACGTGTTCGTCGAACGCTTTCCCTATGACATCGACAACGAGCTCGATCGGCAACTTCTTGATCGGGCGCTTCAGTGAGAGTTGCTATGACTGAATTTAAGAAGCCCCCGCCGCTTGATATCAAATGCACCGCGACTGACTGCGAGAACGATCTTCATTGCTTCAAGCAGTTGAAGAAAATGAAGCCGGATGAGCGGGGAAAGTGTCGTGATTGTGGCGCGGATTTGGTCGACTGGAAGCGAGTGCACCGTCGTGACAAAGCCGACGCGAAGCACACCTTTGCTTCGCTTCAGCATGAACTGATCCGGCACCATTTCTTCCATCTTCCGGTGGATGATCAAGCAATACGTCACGCCCAGCGTAAGGGGCGGATCCAGCTAAAAGAAGCAGCACGTCACAGGCTCGCAAAATACCTTGCCGTAGCCGATCCGCCGCGTGATGGTCGACAAACCCCGATGAAAGGAAATGCAATCTTCTATGCACAACATGCGACAGCGACATGTTGCCGAACGTGCCTCGAATATTGGCACGCGATCCCGAAAGGCCGTCCGTTGACATCTGAGGAGTTCGACTATTGCGCAGCCCTTGTCGACCTGTTTCTCGATGAAAAGCTTCCCAACCTCGCTGACGACCCGATCAAGGTGCCGCGCCGGCTGCCTGAGGTCTTTCCCAAACCGGAAGAGCCCCACAAATGAAAGCCGCGACCAAATCCATCAACACAAAACGGTTCGCGTCGCAACTTCGCGACCGAGCGATCGACGTTGAGGGTGGTCGTGTTCTTATCTCGCGGCTTGCGGGCTCAGGACAGGAAGTAGACCTGACGCTCCCCGCGAACTGCAACGGGTACGGCCGCGTCCGTCATTTTCGGCAAGCGACGGCGGAGGGGTGGCCTGCAAATCCGCTTCCTATTGCACCCGCTTGTCGCGCGCTCGGGATTACACCCGTTCCCGACCTGATGACAGCTCTGGTGTTTCAGAATGCGGCTTGTGCGTGGCGCTGCTGGTATTGTTTCGTCCCGGATGAGCTTCTCAACGCCGATCAAAGTCGTTCCAAATGGTTCACCGCTGAGCAGCTCGTCGAGCTTTATGCCCAGATTCCTGATCGACCGCGAATAATAGACCTCTCCGGTGGTTCACCTGATCTCGTGCCGGAATGGACGCCCTGGATGATGCGCGCGTTAACCGAGAAAGGCCTAGCGGACACGACGTACCTGTGGACGGATGACAATCTCAGCACAACTTACCTGTTTGATGCGCTTTCGTCGG
This window harbors:
- a CDS encoding nucleotidyl transferase AbiEii/AbiGii toxin family protein; amino-acid sequence: MAREVRNIGASVRARLLDRARAEKSDFQILLTRYALERLLYRLSVSDHREQFVLKGAMLFTVWRDDPFRPTRDLDLLGHGDPEPAAIAESVRSICSAIVPDDGVVFDIDGIEAAPIRDEAEYAGVRVRTSATIAGARIPIQIDVGFGDAITPAALEIEYPSLLDAPAPMLRAYPPETVIAEKTEAIVSLGVANSRMKDFYDLWMVSQTFAFEGKALTDAVQKTFERRRTPWPEQLPTGLSDAFASEKDAQWRAFLARDRLAAAPASLIDVADNLRAFLGPVLAREELASWPAGGPWMYLEAAG
- a CDS encoding radical SAM protein, with the protein product MKAATKSINTKRFASQLRDRAIDVEGGRVLISRLAGSGQEVDLTLPANCNGYGRVRHFRQATAEGWPANPLPIAPACRALGITPVPDLMTALVFQNAACAWRCWYCFVPDELLNADQSRSKWFTAEQLVELYAQIPDRPRIIDLSGGSPDLVPEWTPWMMRALTEKGLADTTYLWTDDNLSTTYLFDALSSEDLALLRRHKNYGRVCCVKGFDSRSFAFNTRAAAHDYDRQFEILQRVIDLGLDVYGYVTLTSPYEDGVSEGVCDLVDRLQSIDPNFPLRVIPLRIQVYAPVGQRIARDTDRERSIAVQEQAIAAWTDELHRRFSESERARSICDVPLARREA
- a CDS encoding DUF6932 family protein; its protein translation is MIPDVDSSTGYLPPGVHDAPWSEVAHRFCGNGHRTRLLGGLLAALHNLAGAGCRLMLLDGSFVSQKDLPDDYDGAWDTRGVDPYRIDPVLLDFTNGRAAMKSKYLGELFPATAMAAPGILYRDFFMTDRNGVAKGVINIDLGSLP
- a CDS encoding type IV toxin-antitoxin system AbiEi family antitoxin domain-containing protein, which codes for MSQAATTQRDTARSLFQQKGLVRMRDLRDAGIGAETVARMVREGMVVRVARGLYQLTDAMPDPRRSFAEASALVPKGVICLTSALQFHELTLQMPSAVWIAIERTGWKPKVEYPPIRFVRFGSKALKEGVKRHSIDGIEVPIFEPAKTIVDCFRYRNKIGLDIALEGLREGLRTKRATPDQLWEFARSARVWSVMRPYVEAMVADGA
- a CDS encoding XRE family transcriptional regulator; translation: MESQLADLEAELAEYDSLKSTDLSVININSFDGLAEGLIKARIANGLSQKALAERLGLKEQQIQRYEAERYASASYQRMREIAEALGLRIRNEILLPIAPNSFEGLVRKLRQVGLDRDFLLSRLLPSVDAARASGEVGSEDDDYALAVKTGSILERVFGWTHENVFGAQALVAPRFAAAEARFKMPAHRAQAATSLYAAYANYLAVVALKGSRALPKSDIPTDAAEMRRRIQQAYGAVDLKSALYTAWDMGVVVLPLHDRGTFHGACWRYDGQNVVVLKQTSPHEARWLFDLLHELFHAGQRPDAKTLEVIEFDETSAERRNSDEEIAASQFAGEVVLGGKAETLAQACVRAARGSVERLKGVVPEVARKHGVSVGALANYLAFRLSWQGVNWWGAAANLQATDGDPWAIARDVFVERFPYDIDNELDRQLLDRALQ
- a CDS encoding DUF4186 family protein is translated as MTEFKKPPPLDIKCTATDCENDLHCFKQLKKMKPDERGKCRDCGADLVDWKRVHRRDKADAKHTFASLQHELIRHHFFHLPVDDQAIRHAQRKGRIQLKEAARHRLAKYLAVADPPRDGRQTPMKGNAIFYAQHATATCCRTCLEYWHAIPKGRPLTSEEFDYCAALVDLFLDEKLPNLADDPIKVPRRLPEVFPKPEEPHK